CACATGCCCTAGAAAACCCCCAGAACAGTTAGAAGGAAGAGATCCCATAAACAACATAGAGTGACATTTTGTTTCATCACTGGCCAAACAAACCTTGCTTTCTTCCAATTCATCTAGGACACTTTTGCGAACTGAGTATCCGACAATAGCTCATAAGCCACTTGAATTTTCATATCATCAAAATGGTTCACTATTTGCTCAGGTCAAAGCCCTAAGTGCACGCATTAGAGTTCAGGGTTGTTCACATCCAATCAACTTAAGACATATTCACACTGTACCAGGACTAAGACAGATACTACATGACGAAGAATAGTCCTTTTTTGTGGATAAGGTACTTCGCCAAGAATAGTCTTTCTGCCTATCTTCTTTTCAGGTCACCCATATATTAAGGAGCCTCCAGTGCCCAGGCTTCTGCCTCGGAGAAATTTTCAAGGCGAAGTAACCCTTAAGCTACTATTTTCCATTATTGATTTTTACCCAAAAAAACTTTCGAGAAATTAACAAGCAAAGATGTGACGGTCAATGAATTGCATTCTCAAATTGTGTAGAACTGAATTAACATAAGCAAGCACCCAAACATGATGTCTCAAGGGTCGAAATATAGCAGACAGTCAAACACAGCCACACATCAGAGAAAGACTTACTGAAAAACTGGGCCACTGTAATTGGTTGGAACAGCAAGAAACCCACTAGACTGTTTCTTTGATCTCAATGAGACTGAGTGTATTCCCAAAGCATCTGGATATAGCCCACAAAGAAAATGCAGAGATTCCTTCTGTCCTGGCTTTGAAATGTCAACATGCAGAAAAAGCTGATTAATACCATCCTCCTCTTCATCTCCAACACCTCCAGGAATAATGTTGGCCAACCGCATGACAGAGATATCAATTTCCTCATTTCCAAGTGTTCGTCTTAGAACAGGACCACCATGATCAAGTGCCCCCTTGACGACGGTGAATGGAGAAGGAGGGCTAACTTTCTGTCAAACACCCAAAGAGAtgcaaaaagaaaattaaaaatcacaTAAACAGACGTTAAAATTAACAGCAATTCATTTCCAGGCATTGAAgcttaaataaattttaatttaaattttgtaaatTCCATACTAAATGACAAGCTACCGCTTTAGATTCAAGTATCAAGACTTCCATTATAGGTATGGGTGTCATCATCTGCAGAAGCTATGCTTTGAACAGCAACAAAATCAATATCCTCAAATTTCATCGATTGGTCCTTTTCATTCTTCTGTTTTGGGTATTTTGTAGTACATCTTAGATGGTGTTTTTTAGGTACAAGAAGAGCCTCACACTTTAAAAAAGACGTGgtttatatttttcctttgaaattCTCTTCCCTACAACAATCATCCATAATTATCTATTTCCAGCCACTTCACTCACCACTACTACATACAATTACGCACCACCTCTAACCAAAGGTGCACCACAATGTCATGATCGTTCATTACATCGTCTACCTATCACACCCGTTCTTAGAGAAGAACCATTCTATGAACACCCTACATAGTTTTTGCTAATCCCTAAGGATTACATGTGTGAGTTGGAGAAAGTGTGTaagcacaaaaaaaaaatgtaatccATAGATGTACACACACTATCCTCTACTAGTATATGTGAGAAGCAAGTTTCACaatagattgatgatttgatcCATAAATAAGCACATGGCATTGATTCATCTTTATGGTCCATAACTTAACATCACTGACATCCAAGTCCAGAGAATGACCTGCAAAAGAATTCCTTCTTATCAGTAAGTCTAGGAACTAGATGTATTAAAGTTGTTCTTAGAGAAGCACTCAAACATCTAGAGACCAGCATAAAAGGTCTAAAAATGAACAACTTACATCCCGTGCTACCTAAACCTAATGCAAACTTCCATATCTCTTATTTCAATGCCATCAAAACCAATATTTACTATGATATCAAAcaaaagtttgaaaaaaaaaaacatgtagCACAATTTCCAAATAATCCAATATCATTTGTTCTCTCAAAAGCATGTAGGCTCGTGTAACCATCACACTTTAGTAGCTTGAGGCTAGATGGTAAATGCTCTTTATTACAGATCTCTCTTCAACTGCTTAGCTTGATATTCACTACACTGAGAGACTATTCCACCTCAAGCTCTTATAATTCAAAACAATTAATTACATTACCTACAAATATTTTACTTGGGTGTATGCAACCCAGTTGTCAGAAGGAGAACGCTATTGCCAAAGTGCATTCACCCAGCATACATATCATGTTAGCTCACTAGCGCAATTTCACATACTTCCATTGTGTGGAATGCCAATTTCCATAGTTCCGCATGTCCTTAACCCTTGCTGCACCATTGTGCTTTTTACCTTCTCCACTCCCTCAACGGTTACTCAAGTATCTGTAGACCCCCCACCCCAAAAGAACAAAACATAAGAAGAAACTATACCCTCCTTTGAGCTATCATCctcaactctctctctctctctcttaacCACACTTTTAACTTTATAGCTTATATTCAACTGCTCCTACAATGAAAAGAGCACCAATAAGTTTCTTGTATCATAAACACACCAAACTAACTCAATCTCTCAATAAAATCTCCATCCAAATGGTAAAAGGACCCTCCACCTTCAATCACAAAGTTGAGGGGTTCAAGTGAATGTAGCAAAATGGAAAGAGACACTATTTGGGCTTCTGGTAGGTTCCCTTCAGCAGAAAATTACACTGTCTACACATAGCTTAGAATCATTTCATACATTTAGTGAAAATTCCGACTCCGCCAAGGTTAGCAGTAAACACTCATACTGTCGTACACACAACAaaagattcaaaatttaatcCAATTTTCAGTTGAATATAGAGACCCATATGATGATTTGGGGGAGTAGGgttaaagaagaaaaaggggGTTTACCGGAGGAGGAGTCATTTTCGAGACTTCAAGATAGTGATCTTTAAGGGACCGGAGGATTATACTGTTCACGGCTGATGAAACACTCGTCGACGACCGCCGGCATGCAATTATGCGCCATGGCTGATGTTGTTGCTGCAGTGCGCTTCCGGCGCATGCTAGAGCCTTCCGTAGCATTTTTTTCACCCCTCTCATAAACAGCTTCTCTGTGTTACTCTGTTTTTAGTGCTTTAAAGTTCTTTTTAGGtcaattatttttaactaaaataACTTaggtattatatatatatacaaactccactttaatttatttgtgttatattatgttttaatcTTGTGATCAAATATGTCACGTGAAaagttataaataaaaaaattgtcaaagaaagaaaaagagaaagaaatagatattcttttttaaacagaCTAACAAAGAAAGCAAaagaaacaaattgaaacaaaaagaatatatattttttgatacatcttagtaCTCTGGAATATATTGATTTTAGAAGCCCCGTACACAAAAAAATCATGGGACTCTATGtgatttcaatttcaattagaatttttaaaaactaCTTTATCCTAGATTAAGAATAAGGTTATTCTCAGTGGCAGACAAGATAAGAGAAatgagattgagatggtttggacatgtgcaaAGGAGAGGTGTCGAAGCATCGATTAGGAGGTGTGAGCGGTTAGATTTGGGGGGTTATGCAGAGGAGTAGGGGTAGATCGAGAAAGTAtaggaagaggtgattagacatgatatgacgCCCGCGGACCAATTTACGATGTCTCCGTCGCTGATGTTaactccatatcaccgaggacatgaccttaaatAGAAAAGAATAGAAGTCGCGGATTAGGGTAAAAGGTTAGTAGGAGTAGAAGGGTAAGGATAGAATGATGTCTTGCCTGTGACGATTTAGGtttggtcgtaggtctaggcgtgtCATCATAGTTGTGTGATTACGCCTCTCGATTATCATATTACTTTGTTATTGTTACTGTTCTTGTTTTGTACAATTTGCATCGCTTTTCGTTTTTGCCATTATGATATTTATACtgatttttctatattatttggGGTTgatacttttgagccgagggtcttccGAAAACAACATTtatatctccatgaggtagtgttaaggtctgcgtacattctaccctccccagaccccacatgtggaatttcactgggtatgttgttgttttttgttgaAAACTACTTTATCCTAAATTCTGattcatatatgtatatataaaggtAATATATTCGCTTGAATAGACATATATATTGAATACccacaatatttatttataaatctTCTTGTTTCTTCATATATTATTTGGTTGAAATTTATGCAAACAGtctcatatttatttggagggTAAAGCAGTGGCAAAACAAAATACCCTTGCGTCCCCTTGAATGAATTGTAAGCCGgtgatttttatttaaatattaattgttATGTATTAGACATGATATACATATGATTTCACAATGTATTGttacttgaaaacatgaaatataaaGCAATCTCAATTGATTCGTaaggaaaataaattgaatttaagatatttttcaaaaatattgttacttgaaaacatgaaatttaAAACGATCTTAATTTATTTCTCGATTCACAAGGATGACGAATTGAATTTAAGATGATTTTTAGAGAGAAATCCATTTTCCTCGAGAGACAAATAAGATATGTCCTCATATCGATTCTTTGAGTATTTGTCTTCCTAGTCTTCAACGCATGAATGATTATCAAATACCTTTAGCTTTTTCTCTATTAATTAATCTTCAAGGCAGAAGTGGAAATGGATGTTTGTCATGATCAATTTACCTTTAGATTCATCAAAAGAGATGTTTATAGACAAACATTTCCTTCCTATTATACATGTAGAAGTAGTACAGAAAGTAAAGTTGACTAAACAATATGGTGAACCAAGACACTTACCTCCCCGATTCATACAACACATTCATGTCTTGTAAAAACTGTAAACAAAATTGTGACCTTTGATCGCTGTGCTATAATCAAATGATTAGTCATCTCGTCACTCATGTCTTATCAACAtttcttttgtatttgtttCTATTTACTTTCACAATCCTCCGACCTGATTTGTCAGGACCACTGCTACCCAACGAGAAGCTCCCTCCACCACCACCAAATTCTACACTGTTTGATGCTGCAAAGGGAGAAGAATTCTGAGGTACTGCCTGAACTAGACTACTTGATGCTGCAAATGGAGAAGAATTCTGGGGAGCAGCCTGACTCTGCTGTCCGCCAAACTGGAATGAACTCTGTGTTGAACCAAATGCAAAGCCACCTGGAGAGGGAGAGACAGAAGGTTGCCCAAAAGAAATTGCAGGTGCAGGAGCTTGCACAAGATCCTCGGCCATGCTGTCTTCCATGTTATCATTGTTTCCAGGGGATGCAGCAAACGCAGGATTACCAAACATGGGCTGTGAAGGTGAATTGGTGGAGGAAgttgaaacaaataaaaaaccAGAACCACTTGCGGCGTTGGGTGTTGATCCAAAGACTACCGGTGACGTGCTTGGAGTAgcaaaagaagatgaagatgctCCAAATGGAAACCCAGAGGGGGTAGAAGAACTAAATGAGGAAGTAAAGCCAGTAGACTTGGTGGGCTGCCAATTAGATCCAAAAGTTCCAGCAGTGCTAGAGGCTTGTGAAGAGGCCGAAGTAGCACCGAAGTTGAATGGACTAGGATTGACTATGCTACCCTCATTTGTCAAGGAAGCTGAAGAACTAGCACCAAAACTGAAGATGCCAGGTGCAGCACTAGTGGACGTGTTGCCGGCATTTGCAGGGGAAGTTGAAGAACTACCACTAACATTAAATATGACAGGAGTAGCTGAAGTATTGACAGAACTTGTTAAGGAAGATGAAGAATTACcaccaaaattatatatactggTGGTAGAGCTGCTGGAGATGGCAACagcatttgttgaggaagctGAAGAACTACCACTAAAGGTGAATATCCCAGGAGTAGAGCTGTTGGAGGTATAAGGTCCACTGATTTTTGGAGGAGCTACAGAACTGGCACCAAAAGTAAATGGCAACGGGACCGTCCCATTTGTAGGCCCACTTGTACTGCCTGCTGCACTTGATGAACTAGCACCAAAACTAAATATAGCACTGCTGGAGCCCGCTTGGTCATTATTTGAAAGAGAAGCAGAAACTTGACCAGTAGAGCCAGGCGCAGAACCAAACACAGGAAAGTTTGCTGTGGATGGCAATGAAGCAGATGAACTGAAAGGAGCAGGCATGCTCCCTGAGAAAGCAGAAATGCCAGATCCCCCAACAGAAAACTGTGCACTAACAAGCGATTCAACTCCTGTACTAAAAACAGAACCCTGAGACTGTGTACTACCTGTAGTAGCTGTGGACATTACTGATGAACTAAAACCAAAAATACTATTTCCCGAGCCTGTAGCTGCAAAAGACGCACCCCCAAAAGGTGAACTCTTCAAGTTGCCAAAAGTAGTTCCAGTCTCAGATTTGGCTTTCGCATCCGTAGTTTCTGAGGTGGAAGTTGTTGCTGGTGCTGAAAATGCTGGCGGAATCGCGGAGAAACCAAATTTGGTAGGAGGTTCCTTTGAAACTAAGGATGCTGCACTGGAACCAAAGAGACTGCTAGCAGAGGCGGTAGAGCTACCTGTCGTGGCACCAATCATACTCGAAATGCTTGTCAAAGGGGAAACAATATTTAAGCTGCTAGTCAAAACATCATTGGTTAAATTACCCGATGTCAAGGAAGAGGAGGCTGAGAAAGCAGGACTGGTAGCAAACAGTCCATTACTTGAAGTGCTAGATGGAGCACTAAATGAGAAAATACCACTTGTTGATACTGCTTCTAATTTGCCATTGCTGCCAACAGCCTCCTGTGAGCTATCCAACTGAAAAGGATTAGGCCGGCTATCAGTTGGGCTGGAGGCTAGATTGGACAGGCTGCAGACATTTGAACAAATATCAGATGCACTTTCAGGTAGTCTTTAAAAGGGTGCACAAAACACACAAGAACCCAACTAATTTTCTTATtcatcatattttcttattactTTCTAACAGCTAACTAGTAAACCTTCTGAAGTCTTTCATCATCTTCCCTCTCTCTATAAACTTCATCGACCACTAGACTACACTCTTGGGGTGCAAAAGTTCTTATTTTTTACTAATCACAAGAAAAGATTTCCTCTAAGGTTTCCTCTACTCACAATTACACTGGAAAGAAAAACTGCTACTCTGACATGAATTGAGAGTGGATAAgtgataataagaaaaatatcatACGTTTAGATCATGCAAGAGACCTGGGATATTATTTTTCGATTAAATTTCAATGACAAGTAAAAGATACCAGGTAGTGGCAAGGAACAAATTGTAAATGTCAGCACGATACTCAGTAATAGTTTTTCTTCGTCTTTGGGCACAGCAAATTCAGGGTTCCAGAAGCTTGAAATGATCCCCAAAATAACAACACAAACTCAAAAAACTGAGCATGTTTCATCACTTAGTAAATTTGAACATATACAAGCTCAAATCTACCTTAGAATTCTTCAAAACCTTGCAAATCTGTAGAACATTTAATTGCTCATCGTTGTGGTTGACTACCAACTTTTGTCAACCATGGCATTTTCACAGTGCTATTGAGAAATTAATTAACATACCATCTCTATTTCGgataaaaatttagaagatttAACTCAATTAAGAAAAGGGGAAAAGAGCCACCACTAGTTCCCCTGAATCAAGTGAAAACATCAGCTAGGAAATGCATCACAAGGAAACAAGTATCCCAAACCCATGCATATTGAGAAGTACAACTAGCATTTCACTAATAATAGCAAGATATTTGCAACAGAGGAGACACGGATAGCTACGAACACTATCATTAGAACAAAGAACCTATAAGAGCATCACATGACAAAATAATTAAGAGTCAATTGATCATACAGGAGTACATTGTAGTAGGAACTAACCTGCTCGAGCTTACTGGCTTTGACCCTGTGACGGGGGTTGATGGTGAAAATAGGAatggtggaaccttgtcaacAGTTGTCTCCTTTGATTTGTTAGACGTAGTTGCTAGTAGGTTAGAGTTCAGTGATTGGGAACCTGCACTAGACAGGAATATGGTGTTCTTGATAGTGGCTGCACCAGTATCAGGAATCTCCATATCAAATTTTTTGCCTGGAGGGGTCTTTACTTCCAGTAAAGAAGCAGGTTTGCTTGTGGGTTCAGCAGCACATAGGGGCTTCTGGTCAGCAGCAGATATTTCCAGCTTCCCTCTCCCTTCAGCTAATTGAGATGAAGGCCCATTAGAGTTTATGTCCTCTTCTAGCTCAAAAGAATCCTATAGAAAACACCACAACAAAAACACGTTAAAAAGAAGTCTATCATCTCAATAGGTAATGACCAGAGATGACATCAACCTCAAAAGAACTGTAAAGAAGGCGACTAAGAACAAAATAGCAACGTTGTCTGCAAATTGAATTCATAATGGCCAGTGAAGCAGCTAAAGTCACACAAATGGAACACAGGATATATCCACTTGCATAAATGATAATACCAGAATAGGTGGAGGTAAATAGTATAGAGCAGAATTAAGTACCAAATAAAATGGTCACACGGATCTCTACACTGGGAGGGAACTTTATCAACAAAAAATAACCGCTCTTACACAAAAGACcattttttcccaaaaaaaattaaaatacagaaAGCAAGCTGTTGAACAGTATCCTCAAAAAAGGCACTAACAATGTCAATTCAAAACTTATTAATGCAAGTCAAAGAATTCAATGCACTTGAGACAAAGGATGCACGCACCTCATATGCACTCATCTTAAAAGCGCGTTTCTTGTGAGGAGGTTGAGCTGCGGACTTATTTTTTTCAAGAGAATTGGATTCAACATTAGGTTGAGTATCTTTGAATGAAAAGATTGTATCCTTTTTTGCTATAGCAGTTGACTCGCTAACAGAACTCGTATGTCCATTTTGTTTAATTTCACTTTGCTTCGATTTTTCTCTGGGATTGGGAGAAAAAACTTTAGACCAATTCTCCAACTTATAGCTATCTTGTGCGCTCTGCAGCAGCTTGGGTGAATCCAAATCCTCCAAGCTTCTAAGAGCTCGTCCATGAAGCATGTTCTGTGTCAATTTATTCTCTTTCCCTGCAGCTAATTTGGATTCTAATGATTTTCCCTTTGGGGTTATCTTTTCAAGTTGCTCCAATATCTTTGCAGCAGTCTGACTGGACTTAGGAGGGATGGCCACATGCCTTGCAGGCGTGGTTTTGGTATCTTCGACATCTCCAACAACTTTGGATACCTCTGGATGCAGGTTTACTGCAGAAGCAACTCTTGCACTGGGACGTGAAGTTCCAAAAGACTGAAGATTAGGTTTCTGCCTAATCCTACGCATGGGGCCAACAGATCCAAGATCATCATCCAGAACATAACTCCTTCGTTTGAGGGCCTGAAAGAgttaagaataaaaaattaaataaacaaatagggaaaagaaagaagtgaaaaGGATAAGCTCATTTGATAATAACACAGGTTCACAATGCAAATAAGTTTAGAATAATAACATAGTCATCTGTAATAAACACCTGTTTAGAACCAAAAAGTTCATC
This Solanum dulcamara chromosome 1, daSolDulc1.2, whole genome shotgun sequence DNA region includes the following protein-coding sequences:
- the LOC129900388 gene encoding mitochondrial acidic protein MAM33 gives rise to the protein MRGVKKMLRKALACAGSALQQQHQPWRIIACRRSSTSVSSAVNSIILRSLKDHYLEVSKMTPPPKVSPPSPFTVVKGALDHGGPVLRRTLGNEEIDISVMRLANIIPGGVGDEEEDGINQLFLHVDISKPGQKESLHFLCGLYPDALGIHSVSLRSKKQSSGFLAVPTNYSGPVFQDIDEKMRDALHSFIEERGINESLFPFLQAWLYVKDHRNLMRWFKTVGSLVNDSKQGASHA
- the LOC129900399 gene encoding nuclear pore complex protein NUP1-like isoform X1, with product MSTAGDGTAASASAGDYEGGGIGGKFRKRPLRRNQTTPYDRPPTALRNPSWLTKLVVDPAAKLITSGAHRFFSSIFTKRLPPPPTPLPPSPPPGPSQESQNLPQESRPNEYAGALVVAGQEGDNDACSSGDGAFSELEQLLKQKTFTRTEIDRLTELLHSKAVDMPMGDEEKRAEAIQSRHALDSSSSLLEVNRSLKVTSGGYFASPAMNSRILEDDIASPAELAKAYMGSRPSKVSPSMLSTRSQVVREDTPLLTNVQYVQRSPIPSVTTRTVGFLGVREDGFTTPRSRGRSAIYSMARTPYSRVRQTDVQKATSSGNYVYGGSSSSKPVSEHDELFGSKQALKRRSYVLDDDLGSVGPMRRIRQKPNLQSFGTSRPSARVASAVNLHPEVSKVVGDVEDTKTTPARHVAIPPKSSQTAAKILEQLEKITPKGKSLESKLAAGKENKLTQNMLHGRALRSLEDLDSPKLLQSAQDSYKLENWSKVFSPNPREKSKQSEIKQNGHTSSVSESTAIAKKDTIFSFKDTQPNVESNSLEKNKSAAQPPHKKRAFKMSAYEDSFELEEDINSNGPSSQLAEGRGKLEISAADQKPLCAAEPTSKPASLLEVKTPPGKKFDMEIPDTGAATIKNTIFLSSAGSQSLNSNLLATTSNKSKETTVDKVPPFLFSPSTPVTGSKPVSSSSLSNLASSPTDSRPNPFQLDSSQEAVGSNGKLEAVSTSGIFSFSAPSSTSSNGLFATSPAFSASSSLTSGNLTNDVLTSSLNIVSPLTSISSMIGATTGSSTASASSLFGSSAASLVSKEPPTKFGFSAIPPAFSAPATTSTSETTDAKAKSETGTTFGNLKSSPFGGASFAATGSGNSIFGFSSSVMSTATTGSTQSQGSVFSTGVESLVSAQFSVGGSGISAFSGSMPAPFSSSASLPSTANFPVFGSAPGSTGQVSASLSNNDQAGSSSAIFSFGASSSSAAGSTSGPTNGTVPLPFTFGASSVAPPKISGPYTSNSSTPGIFTFSGSSSASSTNAVAISSSSTTSIYNFGGNSSSSLTSSVNTSATPVIFNVSGSSSTSPANAGNTSTSAAPGIFSFGASSSASLTNEGSIVNPSPFNFGATSASSQASSTAGTFGSNWQPTKSTGFTSSFSSSTPSGFPFGASSSSFATPSTSPVVFGSTPNAASGSGFLFVSTSSTNSPSQPMFGNPAFAASPGNNDNMEDSMAEDLVQAPAPAISFGQPSVSPSPGGFAFGSTQSSFQFGGQQSQAAPQNSSPFAASSSLVQAVPQNSSPFAASNSVEFGGGGGSFSLGSSGPDKSGRRIVKVNRNKYKRNVDKT
- the LOC129900399 gene encoding nuclear pore complex protein NUP1-like isoform X2, translated to MSTAGDGTAASASAGDYEGGGIGGKFRKRPLRRNQTTPYDRPPTALRNPSWLTKLVVDPAAKLITSGAHRFFSSIFTKRLPPPPTPLPPSPPPGPSQESQNLPQESRPNEYAGALVVAGQEGDNDACSSGDGAFSELEQLLKQKTFTRTEIDRLTELLHSKAVDMPMGDEEKRAEAIQSRHALDSSSSLLEVNRSLKVTSGGYFASPAMNSRILEDDIASPAELAKAYMGSRPSKVSPSMLSTRSQVVREDTPLLTNVQYVQRSPIPSVTTRTVGFLGVREDGFTTPRSRGRSAIYSMARTPYSRVRQTDVQKATSSGNYVYGGSSSSKPVSEHDELFGSKQALKRRSYVLDDDLGSVGPMRRIRQKPNLQSFGTSRPSARVASAVNLHPEVSKVVGDVEDTKTTPARHVAIPPKSSQTAAKILEQLEKITPKGKSLESKLAAGKENKLTQNMLHGRALRSLEDLDSPKLLQSAQDSYKLENWSKVFSPNPREKSKQSEIKQNGHTSSVSESTAIAKKDTIFSFKDTQPNVESNSLEKNKSAAQPPHKKRAFKMSAYEDSFELEEDINSNGPSSQLAEGRGKLEISAADQKPLCAAEPTSKPASLLEVKTPPGKKFDMEIPDTGAATIKNTIFLSSAGSQSLNSNLLATTSNKSKETTVDKVPPFLFSPSTPVTGSKPVSSSSLSNLASSPTDSRPNPFQLDSSQEAVGSNGKLEAVSTSGIFSFSAPSSTSSNGLFATSPAFSASSSLTSGSSTASASSLFGSSAASLVSKEPPTKFGFSAIPPAFSAPATTSTSETTDAKAKSETGTTFGNLKSSPFGGASFAATGSGNSIFGFSSSVMSTATTGSTQSQGSVFSTGVESLVSAQFSVGGSGISAFSGSMPAPFSSSASLPSTANFPVFGSAPGSTGQVSASLSNNDQAGSSSAIFSFGASSSSAAGSTSGPTNGTVPLPFTFGASSVAPPKISGPYTSNSSTPGIFTFSGSSSASSTNAVAISSSSTTSIYNFGGNSSSSLTSSVNTSATPVIFNVSGSSSTSPANAGNTSTSAAPGIFSFGASSSASLTNEGSIVNPSPFNFGATSASSQASSTAGTFGSNWQPTKSTGFTSSFSSSTPSGFPFGASSSSFATPSTSPVVFGSTPNAASGSGFLFVSTSSTNSPSQPMFGNPAFAASPGNNDNMEDSMAEDLVQAPAPAISFGQPSVSPSPGGFAFGSTQSSFQFGGQQSQAAPQNSSPFAASSSLVQAVPQNSSPFAASNSVEFGGGGGSFSLGSSGPDKSGRRIVKVNRNKYKRNVDKT